The following proteins are co-located in the Kineococcus endophyticus genome:
- a CDS encoding class I SAM-dependent methyltransferase encodes MLDLVDRDVQAAGRHLSLKMPRDLEALFTEEAFAHDEFVPYWAELWPSALVLADVLPTELTGRLRVLEIGAGLGVPSLCAALAGHDVTAADWAPDSVDLLRDNAVRNGATLRAERWSWTDDPAPLAPPFDVVLAADVLYERRNVAPLLAVLPALTAPGGRALVADPGRLPAPEFLEGAARTWTVDAVPHAGPAAVGVHRLTRP; translated from the coding sequence GTGCTGGACCTCGTCGACCGCGACGTGCAGGCGGCGGGCCGCCACCTCTCGCTCAAGATGCCGCGCGACCTCGAGGCGCTCTTCACCGAGGAGGCGTTCGCCCACGACGAGTTCGTCCCCTACTGGGCCGAGCTGTGGCCGAGCGCCCTCGTCCTGGCCGACGTGCTGCCGACGGAGCTGACCGGGCGGCTGCGCGTGCTGGAGATCGGGGCGGGCCTCGGCGTGCCGTCGCTGTGCGCGGCCCTCGCCGGGCACGACGTGACGGCGGCCGACTGGGCCCCGGACTCCGTCGACCTGCTGCGGGACAACGCCGTGCGCAACGGCGCGACGCTGCGGGCGGAGCGCTGGAGCTGGACGGACGACCCCGCGCCCCTGGCCCCGCCGTTCGACGTCGTGCTCGCGGCCGACGTCCTGTACGAACGGCGCAACGTCGCTCCCCTGCTCGCCGTGCTGCCGGCGCTCACGGCCCCCGGCGGCCGCGCGCTCGTCGCCGATCCCGGTCGGCTGCCGGCACCGGAGTTCCTCGAGGGCGCGGCCCGCACGTGGACGGTGGACGCCGTCCCCCACGCCGGGCCGGCCGCCGTGGGCGTCCACCGCCTCACCCGCCCCTGA
- a CDS encoding Uma2 family endonuclease: MAAELSGAAVSLLHREWVFEDLLALPDDGYRYEILDGQLIVTPPPSVLHQDVIDNLRTVLLGRVPEGWRLKTGVGVRMPRLGPERYVIPDLLATAGPRPERYYEPEAVRLVVEVASASTELRDAGSKKALYEAHGIPTYLLVDPAARTLTAWELDGGAYRTAWQMTDDVPGRDLLAGVRLGELTAEPH; the protein is encoded by the coding sequence GTGGCTGCGGAGTTGAGTGGCGCTGCAGTGAGCCTGCTGCACCGCGAGTGGGTGTTCGAGGACCTGCTCGCCCTGCCCGACGACGGGTACCGCTACGAGATCCTGGACGGACAGCTCATCGTGACCCCGCCGCCCTCGGTCCTGCACCAGGACGTCATCGACAACCTGCGCACCGTGCTCCTCGGACGGGTACCGGAGGGGTGGCGGCTCAAGACGGGCGTCGGAGTGCGGATGCCCCGACTGGGGCCGGAGCGCTACGTCATCCCGGACCTGCTGGCTACGGCCGGGCCGCGACCGGAGCGGTACTACGAGCCGGAGGCCGTCCGCCTCGTCGTCGAGGTGGCGTCGGCGTCGACGGAGCTGCGGGACGCGGGCTCGAAGAAGGCGCTGTACGAGGCGCACGGCATCCCGACCTACCTGCTCGTCGATCCGGCGGCGAGGACCCTCACCGCGTGGGAGCTGGACGGGGGCGCGTACCGGACGGCGTGGCAGATGACCGACGACGTCCCCGGCCGGGACCTGCTGGCCGGAGTGCGGCTCGGGGAGCTGACCGCCGAACCCCACTGA
- a CDS encoding succinate dehydrogenase iron-sulfur subunit: MSTSETSPAETNGEAGPAKSADRAREGSGGAAPREGDAVSPTGEIPSFTITLKVRRYDPEQDSEPHWESYELTMHGTDRVLDALHKVKWEQDGRLSFRRSCAHGVCGSDAMRINGRNRLACKTLLKDLDIKKPIVVEPIKGLPVEKDLIVDMEPFFAAYREVMPFLITKGSEPTRERIQSQADRERFDDTTKCILCAACTSSCPVFWNDGQYFGPAAIVNAHRFIFDSRDVGSDLRLEILNDKEGVWRCRTTFNCSEACPRGIQVTKAIAEVKQALISRKL, from the coding sequence ATGTCCACGTCCGAGACCAGCCCGGCCGAGACCAACGGCGAAGCGGGCCCGGCGAAGTCGGCCGACCGCGCCCGCGAGGGTTCCGGCGGTGCTGCCCCGCGCGAGGGCGACGCCGTGTCGCCCACGGGCGAGATCCCCTCGTTCACCATCACGCTCAAGGTGCGCCGGTACGACCCGGAGCAGGACTCCGAACCGCACTGGGAGTCCTACGAGCTGACGATGCACGGCACCGACCGCGTCCTCGACGCGCTGCACAAGGTGAAGTGGGAGCAGGACGGCCGGCTGTCGTTCCGCCGTTCCTGCGCCCACGGCGTCTGCGGGTCCGACGCCATGCGCATCAACGGCCGCAACCGCCTGGCGTGCAAGACGCTGCTGAAGGACCTCGACATCAAGAAGCCGATCGTCGTGGAGCCCATCAAGGGCCTCCCCGTCGAGAAGGACCTGATCGTCGACATGGAGCCGTTCTTCGCGGCCTACCGCGAGGTCATGCCGTTCCTCATCACCAAGGGCTCCGAGCCGACCCGCGAGCGCATCCAGTCCCAGGCCGACCGCGAGCGGTTCGACGACACCACCAAGTGCATCCTGTGCGCCGCGTGCACGTCGAGCTGCCCCGTGTTCTGGAACGACGGCCAGTACTTCGGACCGGCCGCCATCGTCAACGCGCACCGGTTCATCTTCGACAGCCGCGACGTCGGCTCGGACCTGCGCCTGGAGATCCTCAACGACAAGGAGGGCGTGTGGCGCTGCCGCACGACCTTCAACTGCTCCGAGGCCTGCCCCCGCGGCATCCAGGTCACGAAGGCCATCGCCGAGGTCAAGCAGGCGCTCATCTCGCGCAAGCTCTGA